DNA from Lemur catta isolate mLemCat1 chromosome 7, mLemCat1.pri, whole genome shotgun sequence:
CGGTGTTCTCTGCCTCTCTGCATcctgcaggagccagggagactCTGCAACTGACACACTGTCCTTATAGCCCTGGCTGGATGCCCTGGTGAGGTGCTGCTCCCCAGAGATGCTGGGCCAAGGCCACTGAGGAGATTCTTTGCTTACTTTTCCCTGAGCAGTGGGAAATGTGTGGGGCATGTGTGTTGGGAAGGAGCATTACAAGGCAAATGAGATACTTCAGCAACTGAGCtgtggagggaaagggagagcTACAGTCATCATCTCTTGGGGCTCAAGGGGCAGCACGTCCATTCTGCCACACCTGAGGAAATCTTTCCTTTAGTGTGATCCTCAGTGATATCAGCTCTGCCATTTGGAGTCACAGAGAACATTTTCTAGCCTCTCCAAGTGCCAACCTTCCCGAATCTCTGGGCCAGTGAGGTCTCTTTCCCTCCACTCCCTCTCAGCCCCCAGGATTGCTCATCCGGGTCAGGCAGCCTTACTTCCTGAGGCTGCTCCTCAAGGGCACTGGGGAAGCTTCATTCTCCTCATTAGCCTCTGTGAGTGGAGCAAACTGAGGAGACAGATGGAGTGTCTGCAATAGGGAGAGATGAACATGGGCAGGCGCCTTTCCTGGGAGCTCACCcatctctctgtttttctgtccTTCGAGAGGCAGAGTCATTCAACCTAGGAATTTTTCCGTGCTGTTTGTTCCATCCCCATGGGTCTCCCTTTCCTTCTTGTAGTGTGAACTAAATTGAAAACATGAAGAGGCCTATGGGCTGAACTGCAGAAGCATCTGAAGTGAACGTTTGTGTTTGCACGCATTGGCTTCTGACTTCTATTTCAACTCCCTCACTCCCCAGGCTTCTGTCAGTGAGGACAGTGCCTGCCTGGGAGGACTGTGGAATGAGTGTCCCCATCCCCAGGAAGCTGGAGAAGAGAATGGAGTGTGATTACAAACTAGAGTCTCTAATTTTACACACTCAGGCACTAGTGGGAGGCCAAGAGAAAGTCATTCTTGAGCAAGGTGGTGCCCTTTTGGGTGGAGGAATGTTCCACATTTGTTCCACAGCTATGTGGGGCTATGTCTTGGAATATAGCTCCTGGCAGAGAATTGATTGGAATGGGGTATGTGCTCAGCAAGTGGTTGTTGTTGAATAAATTGGTGAGTACACTTCAGAATATTTATTCAGGAATAATGGATCACATGTAGATTTATTCAAGTGGCATATCTAAAGACCCCTCTGGGACAATCCCTCTGCCCAGTAATAAAGACATTCAATGTCAATCAGGCTTCAGTGCTGCCCTTCAGGAACTAGGAGGTCAATACAAAGTATAATCTCAATAGCATGTGACAAGCTATAATGGAGGTGAGTACAGGGATCAAAGGGCATAGAGCAGAGAGGATCCTGTAATAGGACACAGAGGACACAGCCTTTTATCTCCTCCAGGAAGGACAAGGATCTTCCAGATAGGAGAAAGCTGGGGAGTCCTATAGCAGTAAGGAAAGCTGGCAGAGCCCTCCTGAGGCTGTGGGGTCATTTATGGGTCCATGCCTCTGCTGCCTGTATTTGGAGGCAACTGGACTGAAGTGCTAGACCCTGAGCACAAAGCCTCTTTCCTGACCAGATCCATAGGCCCTCTGCTATATTTTTTCCCTGTCTTCATTCCTCCATCTACTGAAACTTTGTTTATTGAGTGGTAAGCTTTTTGTGCCATGTCCAAGTTAAACATTAGGCACACAGAGACAACTAAAACATGGTCCCTGATCCCTGGCCTCAAGGATTTCAGAGTCTCATGTGCGATTATTTGTAATTACAATATTAGTACCTTCAGTACTACAGTTAAGCACAGTGTGCTCAGGTGTCATGTTTAGACCTCCTGAGTTGGCTTTTGATTTGGGGGGAGGCAAGCACAGTCCCAGTCTTAATGGAAATTACATTCTAGTCAAGTAGATATAGAATTATTTTGGTTCTTCTGCATTCCAATTTTGTATGTTCAACAGTGATGCATCAGCTTCGTCAGGCTCATAATCGAGACTTACCCCATCAGTAATTATCTAATAATTCTCTGTCCTGTATGTCTTGAAATATAGATGCACCCAGGGACCtagtatatgtgcatatacacacacatatatgatcgcacacatacatgtatacatatatgtgtatatacattatatacacatatgcatgtatatatttctaGTCCATATGTCTTTCTCCACTCACACTTTTTagcttttataaatttgaaatctATGGAAAAGTTGAAAGATTATTATGATAAACACTTGTATTCCCATCAACTAGATTGATGGCATTTTTTCCACAtggttttctccctttctctctctccatgcctacattcacacacacacacacacacacacacacacacacacatacacacacacacttttttcaCTGACTCTCTTGAATGTAAGCTGTAGACATTATAAGCCTTCTTTGTCAATATTAAGCATATACCGTCTAAAATTAGATCCTCCTTCACAATCGCAATACCATTTCAAACTGAAATAAATTGTACTAACCTaacaatatgataaatatataatagatattcAAAATTCCTCAATTGTCCTAATAATGACTGGTTAATGGTAGTATTTGGTTATGTAACTTTAATCTCTTTTACTTTATATTAATTGCcctaacatatattttttaatattgcattttttaaatgattgtaggcttctttgtgtgtatgcatgtgtgtgcacattgCTTCTCAtattctgaattttctaattatttcctcGTGGCTAGATTCAGGCTAAAAATTATTGTCAGGAATTCTACATATATTATGTTATGTCCTTATTGTTCAAATCAGAAGACACATTAGGTGAGATTATCTCATGATTGGTTAAGGTAAATTTGACGACTTGATTAAAGCAGTAATTACCgatcttttgtattaaaaaagtACATTCATTTTTGCCTATTTAGTAAGGAAGCAGCATAGTGATACTTTGTGACTGTGTGAATATTCTATTTCCTAACATCATTTAAGCATTTGTTGATcattcttaaatttctttaagagctacaaaaaggtaatttttaaatctatcaatACTTTCACATTGATTACATGAAATTCTTTATTAAAGAttaatgttcattcttttttatctttcctccctctctgttTTGTGTTTCACTATGGActcaaactgtttttaaaaaagtcccaTTTGTTATGATCCATTGatgtcaaaattattaataatttttaatgttccatttttttttttaagagacacggtcttgctgtgttgccccagctggagtgcagtggtgctatcataggtcactgcagcctcaaatcctGGTCTAAAGTTATCCTCTCATCTTATCCTCACAAATTGCTGGTATTATAGGCCttagccaccccacccagccaatATTCCAATTTTTAATGCACCTTTGGGTACTGGTAGCCTGTTCAAATGGGTCTCTGTGTGCATTTTTGGACACAACTCTATTGTAGTTCATATTGTTTATGTATCAGACATAAGCTATTCTGGTATCACCTTATGTATCCCTACTTCATACTTAGAAATATCCATTTCTTCAAGGATCTCAGGTTATTTGTAGTGAGGAATGGTATTTCAAAATCAATAGGTGGTGGCCAGCTCTGCTCACTGCTTCTAGTGTAATCACTTCCAGGCACTTTCAATAAACAGAGATTGGAAATGTGGAgacacaattttgaaaaaaaatgtatttattgtttcCAGTCATGGTGGCAATGAATTAATTTTACTATCCATTCTTTCTCCTAGACAGTTAAACAACAGTTCCTTTGCCTTCCTTTCCTATTCTACTTCTACTTCTAATCTGTAATAGAGTTAAACCTGTGTCACCTTCTGCAGTGCTTGACTTTTGTTTTACGTGGTTGACTTCCAAGCAAAGGATGGAGGCCAAATGTATCAATCAGGTGTGAAAGGCTCCAAGAGGTCTCTCCACTGCCTGTCATTTCTGCTCATCTCCCCTTGTGCTCCCTCcaacacagacatacacagattGTGCTGAACCACAATGACAACTTGCTTTTCCACAAGTACACCCAATTATTCCATACTTCTcctttttaacattctttttcctttattaggTGTGCAATTCCCTTCCTGGGGAATCCCTATTCTCCTTTAAGCCTCCTTCTTATGTgaatcctttctcatttcctcttgcAGGGCCAGTAACTCTCTTCTGAGTTTCTAGAGCACTTTGAATGTGCCTATCACAGTTTCATTACACTGCACCATAACTGGGAACAAGTACACCCAATTATTCCATACTTCTcctttttaacattctttttcctttattaggTGTGCAATTCCCTTCCTGGGGAATCCCTATTCTCCTTTAAGCCTCCTTCTTATGTgaatcctttctcatttcctcttgcAGGGCCAGTAACTCTCTTCTGAGTTTCTAGAGCACTTTGAATATGCCTATCACAGTTTCATTACACTGCACCATAACTGGGTACTTATAGGGCTCTGTCCTCCAAAGGATAGAAAATATCATGTatggttaattttaaaatctgcaatGAGGGACACAGATTCTTGCACAAGTAAACACTGGATAAAATACCTAAAGTTAGCAAGTTCATGGAGAAATTAAGACAGCTATCAGTCTGAGGGCATCCACTTGCTTGTCATACTCTTGAAAATGTGCCTGGGTCAGAACTCTGAGTAAGGTCTTTCTGGGCAAAATATATGACTGTTTGGCCATATTTCCCACTAGATGCTTTGTTTGTGTAGTTCATCAGCTTTGCCTCTTCCTTTTCAGAATCCTGAGCATGGCCTCCCTGATGGGCTTGGATTTCACGCTGTAGATGATGGGGTTGAGCACAGGAGGCACCACCAGGTACACATAGGCAACAAGAGCATGAGCAATATGGGGCAGGTGTCTTCCAAAACGGTGGATCATAGACATGGTGATACCTGGAATAAAGAAGACAAATACAGCCAGAATGTGAGAAACACAGGTGTTGAGGGCCCGGACTCGCTCCCTGGGAGAGGCCAGGCCCATGACTGTGTGCAAGATGAGAGTATAGGACAGAATTATGAGCAGAGAGTCTATGGCACCTGTGGACAGAACCACAAAGAGCCCGTAGCGTATGTTGATGGTGATGTCAGCACAGGCCCGTCTCATCACGTCAGGGTGGAAACAGAAAGAATGGGACAGGGAGTTATTTCCAGGGCAGAAGTTTAGACGCTTAATCAAAAATGGCACAGGGAAGAGGCACAAGGTAGCACGGGCCACGATGGCCATCCCAATCCTGATGATGACATTATTTGTGAGGACAGCTGCATAGTGCAGGGGACTGGAGATGGCTACAAAGCGGTCAAATGACATAGCCAGGAGCACTGAGGACTCCACCACAGAGAAGGAGTGCAGGAAGTACATCTGGACCAGGCAGGTGTTGAAGCCGATGAGCCGATGGTCAAACCAGAGCACAGCCAGGGTGGTGGGCAGTGTGGACAAGGTGAGGCCCACGTCGGTGAGGGCCAGCATGGACAGGAAGTAGTACATGGGCTGGTGCAGGCTGGGGGTCCTCCTCACAGCCAGGAGGATCAGGCAGTTCCCAGTGAGGGCCACAGTGTACAtggaggagaaggggatggagaTCCAGCCATGGAAGGCCTCCAGCCCTGGGATGCCAATCATGAGGAAAGCAGGGGGCTGGAAGAAGGAGATGTTGACATGGGACTGGGGAGGGAGCATCCTCTGAAGGCAGCTGAGAGCTCCAGAGAGATGTGAGCTTTTCAATCTGGGTACAAAAATacggagaaaagaaaaagatattggAACAACTCTACCTCTAATGTCAGGTGACATGGGTTCCTGCACAATAGCAAATATGACACGTGAAGAAGATGTAAGAATTACTTCCAtctaaatgaaaaatagagaataaCTCTAACAATCTTATTGATAGTAAAGGtattatttgattttgaaaacaCTGTTCTCTTTACATAGTGAATAATGCAatgctttctttcaaaatatatgacGTGATCCTGACAAGAGTAACAAAAGCTCTGTATTTTAAGGAAGGAACAGTGGCCTCATATAAATAAATTGCAAATGTATTGTAGAAACCTGAATGGTAGAGAGCATGGgcttattagttttattttcttggattCAGCTTCTAtattccaaaacaaacaaataaataagcaaataagaaaacacacagaTATTAAAGATAGATCAGTAAAAGAATATATGGAAAACATCCATCCAAATATCTttagcagaaatttaaaaactcactGAAAATAGGTCTGTGAGTGAAAGTGTAATTTATGATAACAGCTGGGTCTACAGTTGTGTCATATGTAGGCAGTGTAATCAGCTCACTCTGAAAGTAAGAATGACCAAGAGCAGGCGGGTGGGGCATTGGGAAGTATATTCCCCACAGGATGGAAGATTGTGCATATTTttgtagaagatttttaaaaaatacatagtaaattAAAGTTTCTTGTGATGTCAGCTTAGtcattctctgttctttctctcttgcaCAATACTTTTAAGCATATTTCAAGCCGAACTCACTCCATTTAACgatgaataaaaaaagacaagttCCAATATAGAATTTGTGCAGACATATTTTGTAACAATTAAAAGGGATAAACTAAATTAAAGGTATGTTAAATACTCCTTGAAATAAAGAATCactagaggaaagagaaaaaaattctatataaccttttgtgaatatttttaaaaattaaagaaaacataaaccgcattaaaatttgtaatattagaatataaaaatgagttgataataaagagagaaaatgaaaatcaaaatggtagaccaaagaaaataacatgaggtaaaaaatagaagccattttaaaattgaaaatattcttattGCAAAAACTCATACTACTTAAAGCACTCAGAGAAATGGAGAATAGAATCAAGAAtaatcaaacaaaattaaattgaaacAGTGATAAAAGTAACTAGAGAGAATGTAGTAGATATGTTGAATACACAGTAGCATTTCAAACATAATAGGTATTCCCAAAgagatgtaaaataaaaatgaaaaacagaaaaatattcaaacatataataaaatattttttctgaaaaatgaaaaacaaaactgacttTATATATCAAAGTGCTATCTACCAGAAAACAAACACTAATGAATAggcaaacataaatatatttaagtgtaGTTATTGTACTGCAAAGATACCCAAAAACCTACAATCATTCTGATGGAAGCagtaaatttcaaaatcaaaaagtATCAGATTCAAACCAAAAATCTCTTaagatttcttaaaatcttttaagagaccacacacacacataaatgattAATGTGAACAGAGAGTtatgaaaaaatgaatgtaatCTAAGCATTCTTAATGCATCTAGAATGTTGTCTAggtggaaaaggaaaatattataacaTGCATCAAagtcagtatttttattatttgtaatatgGACTAATTTTGTGGGATAATTTTTGAGTAGTTATATTAATGCCTTTGGCAACCAAGACTTTCAGGGTAAGAGAAAAAGGATACATATCTAAAATCAAACAAGTTAATTAAAATGCTGCAATCATAAACCTGAATTTGGAATATCAGAATAAGCTCAAGAAATGTTTCtcttttaagtaatatatatttctcaGCTTTATCTACAGAAAATGATTGCAAATAAGAACAACTCAGTAGCAAGGAGCACCCCTAATGCTCACATATGGTCTCTAGATACCATCTTTCCTTAAAAGGAGCCACATATCTTTTGATAAATGACCAATTTCAAACCTTTTGCTGGAAATATAACAAATGAATTTGTACATCTTTTAATACTACAAAACAGGGAGCCCATCAAAGACAACTGGGatcatttaaaaaagacaaagctGTCAATTTGAAGAGGCTCCCTCTTTCCAAATATGGGTCAATTGAGCATCAGTGAAAATGATAACTGAAAGGATTGAAACACAgcaaatgtgtgtatgtgtgtgtgtgtgtgtgcatatgacagagagagagagatatacatatatatacgtaaccacacacacacacacacacacacgcagttcCTCATTGGTCAGTGATGCTAGGTACTCATTCAGTGttctgaaaactggaaaataaccTACATCTATAAATTGTTGCATGGTGTGAACAAAATAATTGACAAGggaaagtttttctttatagaaGCAATATAGCTAATAAGGAATAATAGAATTAGAGTATCGTTCCACTAGTGAAATAGTGGAAAAAATCATCAGGGCTGATAGCATCAGTAAATGAGAGAAAACTtgatattttaccaaaataatgaGGTTGAGTCATATCCAACCTCCAGTTTACAGAAAATAATGGAGACAGCAGGCAAGCAGGAGTGTCAATATACCAAGAGATGAAGtcagaaaaatccaaattaaaacaagcaaacaaagttGAAAGGACaaaatttaagtttcttccacaaataaattataagaaaataaaaaagaatagggaaaatgtaagaactgataaatgaatttaataaagttgcaggatataaaatcaagaGATGTAAAAAGTGAGCAGactaatgaacaaaatatttttatgggatATTTGGGGGAATGTCAAAACTAGTTAAATTTTGGATGACAATGTTTTGTTTCGGTGTGATTATAATACTGTGGCTGTATTTTAATATCTGAACATACCTCTAAAATATAGAATGACATAATGACTTAGATTGACTTCACAATAGTTGGGGGTAGGATACTTGTGGTGGGAATTGTATGGTGATACAACTACAGGAGTAGCTATGAGCTGATGATTATGGTAGCTGGATAGGGGTATAAAGAGATCCACTTTGTCCTCTctaattttgagtattttaatttttttataatataatattggTGAAATCAGAAGTTTTCCTTTATAACAAGTAACAACATTAATGGAAAGAGTTTTCTAGTTAAACATGGTGAATTGCACAAAACATTTATCTCTATTCTCTCTAAACTCCCATTTAAGTGACAGTAAAAAATGAGAAGTTATTAGCTCACAATGACAGAACAATAGGATGGGCTATAAGGGATGCAAACAATATTGCAGTCCATGGATAAAAACAGGAAGAGTAGTAAGAGACTAGCAGAAAAGAGCATTAAGTTCTTGTAGAGAGGTTGCACCACAGATCCACATCAAAAGGACTAAGGAGTTAGAGTTGAGAAAAGCAAGAGTGAGGAGTGGAATTGAGAACAGGAGGTTTTATGAGGAGCAGCTATAAGTTTCCCTCTCTTGGCTGTACCTTCCACTCTTGTAAAAGGCAGATTACTCTCTGGAAAAATTCTACCAGCAAGGCTCTGGATCCAGAGATGCCAAACAGACATGATAGTTGTGCAGTACTTAAAACAAGGGATATGAGGAAAGGTGAGACTGCCCAGCCCTCTTTTCCTGACTTGATTCACAGAGTCCTGGCAATCAGGTTCATTCTATATAACTTGACGGTCACCTTGAGGGCCCTCTCAGCAGGAAAAGTGTGATAAAAATGCTTGTGGAGAAATTCAAGTTCAGAGGAGGACAGTGGACAGTGGAGATGCTGAAATAGTGCTCAGATGAGAATGCCAGATGGGAAGAGAACTGGACACATTCTCACATCCACTCCCTCTCCTGAGAGACTATAAAAGGGCGTTTCTTCCTGGAAACACAGTCTTGGATTTCTGTCCATCTCTGAGATGTTAACTCCAGGACCTCAGGAAACCATCCTCAGCAGCCCTTTTTTTCAAGTGGGAGACAGGACTACTGTCTCTCTTTGTCCCaga
Protein-coding regions in this window:
- the LOC123641551 gene encoding olfactory receptor 51I2-like, with the protein product MLPPQSHVNISFFQPPAFLMIGIPGLEAFHGWISIPFSSMYTVALTGNCLILLAVRRTPSLHQPMYYFLSMLALTDVGLTLSTLPTTLAVLWFDHRLIGFNTCLVQMYFLHSFSVVESSVLLAMSFDRFVAISSPLHYAAVLTNNVIIRIGMAIVARATLCLFPVPFLIKRLNFCPGNNSLSHSFCFHPDVMRRACADITINIRYGLFVVLSTGAIDSLLIILSYTLILHTVMGLASPRERVRALNTCVSHILAVFVFFIPGITMSMIHRFGRHLPHIAHALVAYVYLVVPPVLNPIIYSVKSKPIREAMLRILKRKRQS